The Bemisia tabaci chromosome 5, PGI_BMITA_v3 genome includes a window with the following:
- the LOC109037435 gene encoding ras-like protein → MLAKYITDSFHFCLLFRWGGVGKSALTIQLIQNHFVDEYDPTIEDSYRKQVVIDGETCLLDILDTAGQEEYSAMRDQYMRTGEGFLLVFAVNNAKSFEDISNYREQIKRVKDAEEVPMVLVGNKCDLPTRAVDSPVALKVAEQYGVPFIETSAKTRQGVDEAFYTLVREIRKDKEQRGRGKGKSFGKGRRKCYLF, encoded by the exons ATGTTGGCTAAGTACATAACTGATTCCTTCCACTTTTGTTTATTATTCCGGTGGGGTGGTGTCGGTAAAAGTGCCTTAACCATTCAATTAATCCAAAATCA TTTTGTGGATGAATATGATCCCACAATTG aggACTCTTATAGGAAACAAGTTGTCATAGACGGCGAAACATGTCTGCTTGACATTTTAGACACAGCTGGACAAGAGGAATACAG TGCTATGAGAGACCAATACATGAGGACTGGTGAAGGATTTCTACTCGTCTTTGCAGTGAACAATGCCAAGTCATTTGAGGATATTAGTAATTACCGGGAACAAATCAAAAGAGTCAAAGATGCGGAAGAAGTCCCCATGGTTT TGGTAGGAAATAAATGTGACTTACCAACACGAGCAGTAGATTCTCCAGTCGCTTTAAAAGTAGCGGAACAGTATGGTGTCCCCTTCATCGAGACGTCTGCAAAGACAAGGCAAGGTGTGGATGAAGCGTTTTACACACTGGTCAGAGAAATTAGGAAAGAT AAAGAGCAACGAGGCCGAGGTAAGGGGAAAAGTTTTGGAAAAGGGAGAAGAAAGTGTTACTTGTTTTGA